Proteins encoded in a region of the Vicia villosa cultivar HV-30 ecotype Madison, WI linkage group LG5, Vvil1.0, whole genome shotgun sequence genome:
- the LOC131602555 gene encoding sm-like protein LSM8 — translation MSTGPGLESLVDQTISVITNDGRNIVGILKGFDQATNIILDESHERVFSTKEGVQQLVLGLYIIRGDNISVVGELDEELDSNLDLSKLRAHPLKPVIH, via the exons ATGTCAACTGGACCTGGACTTGAGTCCCTCGTAGATC AGACAATTTCAGTTATTACCAATGATGGACGAAATATAGTG GGAATTCTAAAAGGTTTTGATCAGGCAACGAATATAATTCTCGATGAATCCCATGAACGAGTTTTCTCTACCAAG GAAGGTGTTCAGCAACTTGTTCTGGGTTTATACATCATTAGGGGTGACAACAT AAGTGTTGTTGGTGAACTGGATGAAGAACTGGATTCTAACCTTGATTTGTCCAAGCTTAGAGCTCATCCCTTAAAGCCTGTCATCCATTGA
- the LOC131602554 gene encoding pentatricopeptide repeat-containing protein At2g01860-like, with protein MECTVSFPTSMHFVPLGTNLYRNQKISLSAHSSNSNRRRRETPTKNLQYPRRDKQPPEFGVNLFLKKPSFPNNEQTHDDNEDKNLNVEECDEEEQNTDDVWESDEIDAISSLFQGRIPQKPGKLDRERPLPLPSPHKLRPLGLPTPKRLPAMVSTRVSMDKKLYKNPGFLVGLAREISRLNPDEDASIILGKWVHVLRKNSLSMTIKELGHMGLPGRALQIFRWVQNQPHLFPDDWILASTIEVLAGNHELKSLMDLNKFTGLASRRVLEALIKGFLKGGNLRPAWKVMAIARRDKRMLDSSIYAKLILELGKNPDKYKHIEPLLEELGARDELNLTARDCTAIMKVCAKMGKYEVVESLFSWFKQSGCPPSVVMYATVIRSLHAEEKHREAVDLVWEMEASNCLFDLPAYRAVIKLFVALGDLSRAVRYFSKLKEAGFSPTYDLYKDMLEIYMASGRTAKCREICKEAEIAGFTLDKHRFI; from the coding sequence atggaatGCACCGTGTCATTTCCTACTAGTATGCATTTTGTTCCACTGGGAACAAATTTGTACAGAAACCAGAAAATCAGTTTATCAGCACATTCATCGAATTCgaatagaagaagaagagaaacacCAACAAAGAACTTACAATATCCGCGTCGCGACAAGCAACCTCCGGAGTTTGGTGTTAATTTGTTCTTGAAGAAGCCTAGCTTCCCCAACAATGAACAAACTCATGATGATAATGAAGATAAGAATTTAAATGTAGAAGAGTGTGACGAGGAGGAACAAAATACTGATGATGTTTGGGAATCGGATGAAATTGATGCTATATCGTCGCTTTTTCAAGGTAGAATCCCTCAAAAGCCTGGAAAATTGGATCGGGAAAGACCTCTTCCGCTTCCGTCTCCTCACAAGCTACGACCGTTGGGATTACCAACGCCGAAAAGACTGCCAGCGATGGTTTCTACTCGCGTTTCCATGGATAAGAAATTATATAAAAACCCGGGTTTTCTAGTTGGGTTGGCAAGAGAGATTAGTAGGCTTAATCCAGATGAAGATGCGTCGATAATTCTTGGAAAGTGGGTACATGTTCTGAGGAAGAATTCTTTATCAATGACGATAAAGGAATTAGGACATATGGGGCTCCCTGGGAGAGCTTTGCAGATATTCCGTTGGGTACAGAATCAACCTCATCTCTTCCCGGATGATTGGATTCTGGCCTCGACGATTGAGGTCTTGGCAGGGAACCATGAGTTGAAGAGTCTAATGGACCTGAACAAGTTTACTGGTTTGGCGAGCCGCAGGGTGTTAGAGGCATTGATTAAGGGTTTTTTAAAAGGGGGAAACCTTAGACCTGCTTGGAAGGTAATGGCAATTGCTAGAAGGGATAAAAGAATGTTGGATTCCAGCATTTATGCGAAATTGATATTGGAACTTGGAAAGAACCCTGATAAATACAAACATATTGAGCCGTTGTTAGAAGAACTCGGAGCACGAGATGAACTGAATTTAACCGCACGAGATTGTACTGCTATAATGAAAGTCTGTGCTAAGATGGGAAAGTATGAAGTAGTTGAGAGCttgtttagttggttcaaacagTCTGGTTGTCCACCAAGTGTGGTTATGTACGCTACTGTTATACGAAGCCTCCATGCAGAAGAGAAGCACAGGGAGGCAGTGGATTTAGTTTGGGAAATGGAGGCTTCAAATTGCCTCTTTGACCTTCCAGCTTATCGGGCGGTAATAAAGCTGTTTGTTGCTTTAGGTGACCTATCTCGAGCCGTgagatatttttcaaaacttaaagAAGCAGGATTTTCTCCCACTTATGATTTATACAAGGACATGCTTGAAATTTACATGGCCTCCGGTAGGACTGCAAAGTGCAGAGAGATCTGTAAGGAGGCCGAGATAGCAGGTTTCACGTTAGATAAACATAGGTTCATATGA